A single Acidobacteriaceae bacterium DNA region contains:
- the kduI gene encoding 5-dehydro-4-deoxy-D-glucuronate isomerase, with amino-acid sequence MKLLQMADPVRYPRMTTEELRETFLLNEMFKLGAITLAYVDLDRAVVGGAVPTTGALKLETSPELRAEFFLERRELGVFNIGGAGTVTVDGKEFKLEKMDCLYAGRGSREVSFASDSANEPAAFYLLSYLAHAEYPTGMVKFKDIEPVKLGAVATCNQRSIYKAIHRDGTKSCQLVMGFTLLEEGSNWNTMPPHTHMRRSEIYMYFDVDPAHRVVHLMGPPQETRHLLMADRDIVVSPGWSIHAGVGTTRYGFCWGMGGENQDYGDMDGVAVADLL; translated from the coding sequence ATGAAACTACTGCAGATGGCTGATCCCGTGCGCTACCCGCGGATGACGACAGAAGAGCTGCGCGAGACGTTTTTGCTGAATGAGATGTTCAAGCTGGGCGCGATCACTCTGGCGTATGTGGACCTGGACCGCGCCGTTGTGGGCGGTGCTGTTCCGACGACGGGCGCGTTGAAGCTAGAGACATCGCCGGAACTGCGGGCGGAGTTTTTCCTCGAACGGCGCGAACTGGGGGTGTTCAACATCGGCGGTGCGGGAACTGTGACGGTTGATGGCAAGGAGTTCAAGCTCGAGAAGATGGACTGCTTGTACGCGGGGCGCGGGAGTCGCGAGGTGAGTTTTGCGAGTGATAGCGCCAATGAACCGGCCGCGTTTTATCTGCTGAGTTATTTGGCGCACGCGGAGTATCCGACTGGCATGGTGAAGTTCAAGGACATTGAGCCGGTGAAGCTGGGAGCGGTCGCGACATGCAATCAGCGATCCATTTACAAGGCGATCCATCGCGACGGGACTAAGAGCTGTCAGCTGGTGATGGGCTTCACGTTGCTGGAAGAGGGATCGAACTGGAACACGATGCCTCCGCATACGCATATGCGGCGGAGTGAGATCTATATGTACTTTGACGTGGATCCGGCGCATCGCGTGGTGCATTTGATGGGGCCGCCGCAAGAGACGCGGCATCTGCTGATGGCCGATCGCGACATTGTGGTCTCGCCTGGTTGGAGCATTCATGCAGGCGTGGGGACGACGCGGTATGGATTCTGCTGGGGCATGGGTGGGGAGAATCAGGACTACGGCGATATGGACGGCGTAGCGGTTGCTGATCTGCTGTAA
- a CDS encoding glycoside hydrolase family 88 protein: MSLLVRGAFPVGVCLLSMALVASAQTQNQAQTPRPSAKELHDAAGDIATDPGPIDTSLSPKLTRVDVRKAMQKVADWSLTNEQPHFTQDWTYAPLYTGLLEASKILNDKRYHDAVLGAAEKFNWQLLPGRYDHADDEAIGQAYEALYEENKDPMRIAAVRDNFALVMMRKDDKNKDLWWWCDALYMAPPSLAKVAQLTGDHRYLDFMDHEWGLTQGHLYDYDQHLFFRDATFLHKAEPNGKPLFWSRGNGWVLAGLAHVLTVMPKNYPDRAGYETLFKNMANRVADLQPADGLWRMGLLDADAYPQGEISGTAFFTYAMAWGVNNHLLPKEKFEPVIEKAWAGMLQHVYVDGRLGAIQPIGAAPGDLQPGSTWAYGVGGFLQAGAEIDRGLGPVPHAKKK; this comes from the coding sequence ATGAGTCTTTTGGTGCGGGGGGCATTTCCTGTCGGGGTGTGCTTGTTGAGCATGGCGCTGGTTGCGAGCGCCCAGACGCAGAATCAAGCTCAAACGCCGAGGCCGAGCGCGAAGGAGTTACATGATGCCGCGGGCGATATCGCGACGGATCCGGGACCGATTGACACTTCCCTTTCGCCGAAGCTGACGCGTGTCGATGTGCGTAAGGCGATGCAGAAGGTTGCGGATTGGTCGCTTACAAATGAGCAGCCGCACTTTACGCAGGACTGGACGTATGCGCCCTTGTACACCGGGCTGCTGGAGGCGTCGAAGATACTGAACGATAAGCGATATCACGATGCAGTGCTGGGGGCGGCGGAGAAGTTCAACTGGCAATTGCTGCCGGGACGGTATGATCACGCGGACGATGAGGCGATCGGGCAGGCGTACGAAGCGCTGTACGAAGAGAACAAGGATCCGATGCGCATCGCGGCAGTGAGGGATAATTTTGCGCTGGTGATGATGCGGAAGGATGACAAGAACAAGGACCTGTGGTGGTGGTGCGATGCCTTGTACATGGCTCCTCCGTCACTTGCGAAAGTGGCGCAGTTGACCGGCGATCACCGCTACCTGGACTTCATGGACCATGAGTGGGGGCTGACGCAGGGACACCTGTACGACTACGATCAACATCTCTTCTTCCGCGACGCGACGTTTCTGCATAAGGCGGAGCCAAATGGGAAGCCGTTGTTCTGGAGCCGTGGAAATGGATGGGTGCTTGCGGGGCTGGCGCATGTGCTGACGGTGATGCCGAAGAATTATCCGGACCGCGCGGGTTACGAGACTCTGTTCAAGAATATGGCGAACCGTGTTGCCGATCTGCAGCCGGCGGATGGATTGTGGCGCATGGGGCTGCTGGATGCGGATGCATATCCGCAGGGTGAGATTTCAGGCACCGCCTTCTTCACGTATGCGATGGCGTGGGGAGTGAATAATCATTTGCTGCCGAAGGAGAAGTTCGAGCCGGTGATTGAGAAGGCGTGGGCTGGGATGCTGCAGCATGTTTATGTAGATGGGCGACTGGGTGCGATTCAGCCGATTGGCGCAGCGCCGGGCGATCTGCAGCCGGGGTCAACGTGGGCATACGGCGTCGGTGGATTTTTGCAGGCAGGAGCGGAGATTGACCGCGGGCTCGGGCCGGTGCCTCACGCGAAAAAGAAGTAA